ACCACTGCCGCCCGATCAGGAACTTTCCCGGCAGCGCGAATGCGAATCAGATAAGAGCCGGCGTAAGGCAGCTTGAAATCCCGCGCATTAAGTTTTTTATCCCAACGATTGTGATGCAGAACCTTGAACCCGTTCTCTACCGGATTCTTACCGCCGTTGACAATGATGCGCTGGCCATCGTAATTAACCCGGTTCCGATCCGAGTCGCCCGAATCGGGTTGAATCCGCCATTTCAAAACGGGGGGCTGACTCGTTTCGACCAGCGCCAGATCCAGTATCTTCCGTGCGGCTTCCAGATAGAGTTCCAGATGCAGGGGCGAGAGAGTGAGTGCCCCGCCGTTATTATCAAAGCCTCCGGCAGGCGGGTCCTGCGGGAAACCGGCCGGATCAAAGTCCACGCCGACGAGATCCCGAATCGTATTCCGATACTCGGCCCGATTCAGCCGCCGCAGCACAATCGAAGAATCCCGTTTGGATAGCTCGGCTTTGACAATCTGCCCCGTGATCCAGTCGACGACCTGCGCGACCTCAGCGGCCCGAGGCGCCCGCTCCCCTTCGGGCGGCATCTCGTGACCGTTGAGCACATTGACGATCTCTTCCCACTTCGCTTTACTCGCCGGATCTGAAAAATCATTCGCGAGGCTCGCATCCACGCGAAACTCGTTGTCTTTACTCCCCGCCTTGTGGCACTTCAAACAATAGGACTGAAAAAACGGCGTCACCGTCTTCCGAAACCCACCCGCATCAACGGCGGATACCGAAGCCTGCCCCCAAGCCAGATCAGACCGTCCGTCACAACCTGCCAGCAGGAAAACAGCCAGAACCAAACATCGAAACAACCAGGACATGAAGCGCATTCCTGTATTATCAGACCAGATCAAGAAAAGGAAAACACCCAGGCACCTCCCGCGTAAAAAGGAACCACCGCAGGTAATTCGTCATTCTAAATCACTCTGCGACAAATTCATCATATTTTTTGGGGAAATATGAATATCAGGATGACTTTTCGAAGAGAACTGTCTGATAGGGCATCAACTGAATTTCCATTAACTTAGCAGTAGAGGATCAGCATTGTTGATATGAGCTGATTCTGATGAATAGAATAAGACGTCAGGAAATTTTGATTTGAACGCAGCCCCCTTTCTTGTTTCCAAGTCTGGCAACAGGCATACTTTAAATAAATCCATCAAACCACACTTCGAATCGCCGCCTTTATGCTTTCAGTAATCCAATGGGTTCATCTCTTCATTATCTTGTTGATTGCTTTTGCCGGGGGGTATTTTCCATTTGTCAAACCGGGACAGGTCCGCACGAATGGGGGCTTCCCGCGAGGGGAAGCGTTTTCTTCCGGCGTTTTTCTTGCGCTTTCATTGACAATGTTACTCCCCGCCTCCTTTCACATTTTTCAACAGCAGCTTCCCGAAATCAATTATCCCATCGGTTCCGTCATTGCCATCATTGCCTTTTTAGGACTGCTTGCGATGGAGCACATGACGATGCATTCCATCGAGAGAGAACGAATCAAGATCCAAAATGGACGGCTGCCTGCACGCATCCCGCTGGTCATGACAACGATGATCGCACTTCCCTCATTCTTTTTAGGCACATCCCTGGGAATGAGTGACAATACCGATGCGACATTAATCTTCTTCGCGATTATTCTCCATAAAGGAACAGCGGCCTTTGCCTTGATGCTCACAATGGTTCGCAGCACGCTCTCTCGATCGCAAACAGTCATTCTATTTACTGCTTTTGCGTTGATCACTCCGCTGGGAATACTTTTTGGTGGATTCATTCACAATGAACTTTCCCTTTCTGCCGCAATAATCAAAGCCATCGTGCTTTCACTGGGAGCCGGCACGTTCCTCTATATGGGTACGCTGCACGAAATGAAACATGCTTCGTTAATTGAACACTGTGGAAAAAGAAGTTGCTTTCTGGCGATGGTTGCCGGCCTGATTATCACAGCTTTCGTGCGCTTCGTGATGGGCGAAGCACATCATTTTTAAACGTCTGGCTAATCGGGATTCACAGACTATGAGAAGAGAAAAATGGTCAGGAATTATTGAATTGAGTCCAGCCCCCTTTCATATTTCCCGACAGAAATTGCACATTTATGAATTTCTAATTGATCCAATGTGACTTTAGTTTCGTTTTTTAAACAGTAGTCATAAACGGTGTTCATGATCTTGCCCTGAAACACCAATGAATTTTTGACGAAAGAAAAACATGAATAATAAACGGTTGCTATTTACCAGCTTTGGTCTACTGATTGCCCTTTCAGGATGTGTCTCTAAAATAAATTCTGAGACGTCGCAAAGTGAATCCTCTAAGATATCGCGTGACGGACTGCATCAATGGATTGGTAAGGAAGTAAACATCCAGTTCAGACGTGATGCACTTGGAGTCGCTGCACCATTGCCGGTGAGCCCGACAACAAGCTCGTTAAATGGTGCAAAAACAAGTATTTCTGGCAAATTAATATGCGTAGATTCAAAAGGTCTTGTGATTGGCACAGAAAGGCGTCCCACGTGGGTACCCCGCGAGGTGATTCTCTTAGTTGAAGCAAAACTCTGAATGAATGGGCATACCAGGAAGCACGGTGCTTCATCATGCCAATCTCCACCACCCCGTTTTTAACCTGACTTTGAATATAGCTGCCAGCCTCTGGGGGCTGCTAAAGTGTTCCGAAGTTTTGAATTGAGTCCAGACCCCTTTAATGTTGTCGAGTGAATCAGCAGAATGAAAGGACGGTAGAATTGCGGACTATGGTGAGACAGCGGTTTGAGTCTGAATTTTGGGTTTGAAATAGGAGAAACCTTGTGAACTTAATCTGGCCCCTCAATTGATTTGGGGGGTATAACTTCAACATTAGCATTATATTTATATTTCAGTTCATCAATTACATCCTGCAGTAGTTCCACTGCTTCCTCTACATCATAATCCTTTACCATATGATAAAGCTGATCGTCTTTCTGTTGGATTTCCTTTTTCGCGGTTTCGGAGTCAATTTGATTAGCTTCTGCAATTATTTTTTTTGCTTCAGCTTGTTTCATTTCGTAGTTCCCCTTGGCTTCCAGCAACCTAGCTTTGGCATCCATTAATTTCGCCTCGTGTTCTACTTCTTCTATCCGGACTTTCGCTTCTGCAAATCGATCTACGAGATAGAGTGATTTCATTCCAAATAAACTTCGTATCGTATCGATAAATCCTTTATTTTTAGCGACAGGTTGATTTTCATCGACGGAAATCAACTCATTTTTTTGAACGATCTGTAACTCTTCAACTTCGCCGTCATTTAAGACCGGGTCATCTTCATAGGGAGTCATACTCATCAGATCAACTCCCCCTTCAGTATACGAAATTTTTCACCAGCAATTTCTAATCCAGGTCCCCCATGAGCTTTAAATAACGCATTTAGAGCAATATATAAATCAGTGATTAACTCAGAGGGTGCGTCACCTGGATCAATATAAACTGAAAGTTCTTCTCCAAGATCAATCTCTATATTCTCACCCGACTCCCCCCCCCATCCAGCTATCGTTTTGTTAAACATTGCTTTAGCTTTGATATACCAATCAGGTGCAGCCCCTCCCCAGAGATCCCCCAGCGGACCGGTTTCTGAGGCATCGGAAACTTCTGTTTCCATTTCTGCCAACCGTAAGTAATCCTTTCTGGCGGCGATCGCGGCATGAGATGCTCTGGATGCTAAAGCGGCGGCGTTCGCGGCGTTCGCGGCGTCAGAAGCATTGTGCCTGGCAGCGTTGTAAGCAGCACTTGCTGCGCTGGCGGCAGCATTGGCAGCGTTGGCAGAGGCAATGGCGTTGGAATCGCTGGAAGCGTTGGCAGCTTCGTAGGCGACATAAGCGGCTTCATATGCGGCTTTGGCGTCAGCTTCGGTGTAGCCTGAGTAAGCCAGTATTCTATATGCCGCTCTCAGTTGAATAATGGCCTCTTTGTATTCTGCTGTTGGTTTTTCCCATAGGGCCCACACCGGTTGAACCCTCAACGCGCAACGAATGGCATAGACTGCTATTGAAGCTAAGGGAAGATCTCTAAGATCTCCTTTTCCGGGTAACTCGATATCTTCACTCACAACAATCACCTGTTTTGAAAGCGTGCCTGCTTTTGCTATTGAGAAATGTAGCTTTATTGTTCAGTCTGAATGTGTACATTTCAAGTCTCAGGTGTACTGGATTATTTCCCAGGAAATAATGCGGCTCTCAACCTACCAGAAAACAATCTGAAAAATCATTTCAGTTTTGCATTGCGGACCTCTGAACGTTTGATATACTTTGGGCCAACCTACTCCCCTATTCGCCAGGTGGCGGCCGCGTGTGATCTGCTGTAGATGATCACGATCGATAATTCATATCCGCGTTTCTTTTTGGTCTGTTCGGAATCTGGACCATCACAACCAAGGAAGTCAATCACGGGAATTTTGCGCGCCTGTGATTGAGTCTTTACTCCTGCGCACCGAGGCGAGATCATGCCCCACTTTGTACGAATTTTAAACAGAAGAAATCACCGCGTCTTCGAGGCCATTAAGAAGCACGTTGAAGAAGTACACGACGGGATCACCTTTGATTCCTTATGCCTCTCCCTAAGACAGAATCGAACTTCGTTACTCACGTCTATAAACATCCTGAAACGTCACAAATTCATTTCTCAGTGTGATCGCCACAGATATCACCCCGTTGACCGGACGCCGCTTTTGATGCCATTTCGGGGAATGGTTCGCTAATGAGGTGGGAAGTGTACAAGCCCAGGGACGGGATGCCTCTGA
This window of the Gimesia fumaroli genome carries:
- a CDS encoding ZIP family metal transporter is translated as MLSVIQWVHLFIILLIAFAGGYFPFVKPGQVRTNGGFPRGEAFSSGVFLALSLTMLLPASFHIFQQQLPEINYPIGSVIAIIAFLGLLAMEHMTMHSIERERIKIQNGRLPARIPLVMTTMIALPSFFLGTSLGMSDNTDATLIFFAIILHKGTAAFALMLTMVRSTLSRSQTVILFTAFALITPLGILFGGFIHNELSLSAAIIKAIVLSLGAGTFLYMGTLHEMKHASLIEHCGKRSCFLAMVAGLIITAFVRFVMGEAHHF